One genomic segment of Stigmatopora argus isolate UIUO_Sarg chromosome 1, RoL_Sarg_1.0, whole genome shotgun sequence includes these proteins:
- the LOC144074526 gene encoding general transcription factor II-I repeat domain-containing protein 2-like → MAKRLVKRKIDSECRVFNLQWTNDYFFVQCKEKAVCLICQETVAVFKEYNLRRHYESRHKDKYDSVQGQIRADKLSKRKVGLLSQQTTFLRQAQLNQASVRASFRVAKLIASNGKPFTDGEFFKKCMDVVVEEVCPEKKDAFNAVSLSASTITRRVEEIGNNVYAQLQQKTKEFDFFSLALDESTDVQDTAQLLIFIRGVSANFEICEDLAALQSLKGTTTGEDIFDKVCQTMEKLDLDWSKLASITTDGAPSMVGETGGLIGRMNRELEKRGLTAPLRVHCLIHQQALCCKVLTWDSVMKVVVSCINFIRAKGLKHRQFQEFLSELESTHGDVLYYTEVRWLSRGRVLRRFYELLPEINAFLHLKDKTVPELINPEWKWHLAFLTDVTEILNRLNLQLQGEGKLICDMYSHIKAFEVKLALLLEQVKKRNFVHLPATQNLSTENPAVPFPAEKCVEALEMLKAEFGVRFTELHVHAKEIRLFQNPFVADIDEAQPSYQFELAELQNCDVLKDAFKINSLIDFYASLPNDTYPNIKKHAMKMSSVFGSTYICEKTFSRMKLLKTPMRSRLTDEHLHQCLRLAVTRMEPDIQLLTSQMQAHSSH, encoded by the coding sequence atggcgaaaaggttagttaagagaaaaattgattcagaatgcagggtatttaacctgcagtggacaaacgattatttttttgttcaatgcaaagaaaaggctgtttgtctcatctgtcaagagacagtggcagtattcaaagaatacaatcttcgccggcactacgaatcccgtcacaaggacaagtacgatagcgtgcaaggccaaatacgagcagacaaactctcaaagcgaaaagttggactattatctcagcagactacatttctacgccaagctcagctgaaccaggcatccgttcgggccagctttcgggttgctaaactgatagcaagcaacggtaagcctttcactgacggagagttttttaagaaatgtatggatgttgtcgtggaggaagtgtgtcccgagaagaaagatgcatttaatgccgtaagtctgtcggcgagtacaatcaccagacgcgttgaagaaatcgggaataatgtctatgcccagctgcagcagaagacgaaagaatttgactttttttcattagcactggatgaaagcacggacgtgcaagacacagcgcaactgctcatttttattcgtggagttagcgcaaactttgagatatgcgaggatctggcagccctccaaagtctcaaagggaccacaacgggagaggatatttttgacaaagtgtgccaaaccatggagaagttggacctggactggtcaaagctggctagcatcacgactgacggggctcctagcatggtgggcgaaactggcggtttaataggacgcatgaaccgtgagttggaaaaaaggggtctcaccgcccctctacgagtccactgcctaattcaccagcaagcactgtgctgcaaagtgttgacgtgggattctgtaatgaaggttgtggtgtcgtgcataaacttcatcagggcaaagggacttaaacacaggcagttccaagaattcctgtctgaactggagtctacgcacggagatgtgctgtactacacagaggtccgatggctgagccggggcagagttttgaggcgtttttacgagcttctacccgaaattaacgcatttcttcatttaaaagacaaaacggtcccagagctgatcaacccagaatggaaatggcacctcgcatttttaacagacgtgacagaaatacttaaccgccttaacttgcagctacaaggcgaagggaaactcatttgcgacatgtattcacacataaaagcatttgaggtgaaattagcgctgcttttggaacaagtgaaaaagcgcaactttgtccatcttcctgctacccaaaacctgtcgacagagaacccagcggtcccgttcccagctgaaaagtgcgtggaagcactggaaatgctgaaggcggagttcggtgtgcgattcactgaactacatgttcatgcaaaagaaatccgtctttttcagaacccctttgttgccgacattgatgaagcccagccttcatatcagtttgagttggctgagttacagaactgtgatgttctgaaagacgcattcaagatcaacagtctcattgacttctatgcctccctcccaaacgacacatatccaaacatcaaaaaacatgcaatgaaaatgtcctcagtttttggcagcacgtatatctgcgagaaaaccttttctcgcatgaaactgctgaaaactccgatgagatcaagattgacagatgaacatttgcatcagtgcttgagactggctgtaactcgaatggaacctgatattcaacttctcaccagccagatgcaggcccacagttcacactga